From Patescibacteria group bacterium, a single genomic window includes:
- a CDS encoding NAD-dependent epimerase/dehydratase family protein: MDTPIFEKKNVLVTGGAGFIGSHLCERLLKEAKVICLDDFSNSNPANINHLLQYPDFEFIKFDVNQPIDLEKFEELDKFRVKFQGIQEIYHLACPTSPNDFEKLKMQSLWSNSSAMINTLDLAVKYHAKYVFTSSSVVYGNATDSKDVFKETDQGIVDHLSPRACYDEGKRFAETCVATYRQVHGIDAKIARVFTVYGPHMKLFEGQLIPDFIINALDGKDLVVYGDENFSTSLCYVTDLIDGLVRLMDSAPDVNIVNLGHDKVVKYADVAKMIIEATNSGSKIRFEKPLLFLTRKGAPDLAYAKSALGWMPLVRLQDGLEKTVDYTIANKEAMLFDHNY, encoded by the coding sequence ATGGATACTCCAATTTTTGAGAAAAAAAACGTCCTCGTAACCGGCGGAGCGGGATTTATCGGTTCGCATTTGTGCGAACGCCTGCTTAAGGAAGCAAAAGTTATTTGTCTGGATGATTTTTCCAATTCCAATCCGGCCAACATCAATCACTTATTGCAATATCCGGATTTTGAATTTATTAAATTTGACGTTAATCAGCCGATTGATTTAGAAAAATTTGAAGAGCTGGACAAGTTCAGGGTTAAATTTCAGGGCATACAGGAAATTTATCACCTGGCCTGTCCGACCAGCCCGAATGATTTTGAAAAATTAAAAATGCAGTCGCTGTGGTCAAATTCTTCGGCCATGATTAATACTTTGGATTTGGCGGTAAAATATCACGCTAAATATGTTTTTACCTCTAGCTCGGTAGTTTATGGCAACGCAACCGACAGCAAAGATGTTTTTAAAGAAACGGATCAGGGAATTGTTGATCACTTGTCTCCGCGCGCCTGTTACGATGAAGGCAAGCGTTTTGCCGAGACCTGCGTGGCCACATACCGGCAAGTGCACGGTATAGACGCCAAGATCGCCAGGGTGTTTACGGTTTACGGCCCGCACATGAAACTTTTTGAAGGCCAGCTGATTCCTGATTTTATCATCAATGCCTTGGACGGCAAGGATCTGGTTGTTTATGGCGATGAAAATTTTTCCACCTCACTTTGCTATGTGACTGATTTAATTGACGGCTTGGTGCGGCTGATGGATAGCGCGCCTGATGTAAACATAGTGAACCTGGGCCATGACAAAGTGGTAAAATACGCGGATGTGGCCAAAATGATTATTGAGGCCACCAATTCCGGTTCAAAAATTCGCTTTGAAAAACCATTGCTGTTTTTAACCCGCAAGGGCGCGCCGGATTTGGCCTACGCAAAATCAGCTCTGGGCTGGATGCCTTTGGTGCGTTTGCAGGACGGGCTTGAGAAAACCGTAGATTATACCATTGCCAATAAAGAGGCAATGCTATTTGATCATAATTACTAG
- a CDS encoding DUF2304 domain-containing protein, producing MLIQVFLIIFFIFAIIKVISRYQAGELSWRGLSVWVLFWLAAGVVVLLPNSAAYLAKLVGIGRGADLVVYVALTLLFFVIFRLMIKIEQMNRNITKLTRQNALEEKTKDKV from the coding sequence ATGCTTATCCAAGTATTTTTAATCATTTTTTTCATCTTCGCCATTATTAAAGTAATCAGCCGTTATCAGGCCGGTGAATTAAGCTGGCGCGGTTTGTCGGTCTGGGTGTTGTTTTGGCTTGCCGCCGGCGTGGTGGTTCTGCTCCCCAATTCAGCCGCTTATTTGGCAAAATTGGTCGGCATCGGCCGCGGCGCCGATTTGGTAGTTTATGTCGCGCTCACTCTGCTTTTCTTCGTAATTTTTCGCCTGATGATAAAAATAGAACAAATGAACAGGAATATCACCAAACTGACAAGACAAAACGCTCTTGAGGAAAAAACCAAAGATAAAGTATAA
- a CDS encoding glycosyltransferase family 2 protein yields the protein MVFIVIPAYNEEKNIGRVISGLFNHGFKNIVVVDDGSADQTFQAATAAGVYALKHKINRGQGAALQTGDEFAISRGAEAVVHFDADGQFDPADISPALETMNKNNVDVIFGSRFLDGRSQMPWSKKYIIFPVARAINKIFTGVKLSDVHNGFRVLSRKALEKIKITQDRMAHNSEIVKQIKKAGLTFREFPVRVTYHGYGQGPAGGVKILWDLFKARLLK from the coding sequence ATGGTTTTTATAGTTATTCCGGCCTACAATGAAGAAAAAAATATCGGCCGCGTAATCAGCGGCCTTTTTAATCATGGGTTTAAAAATATCGTAGTTGTTGATGACGGGTCAGCCGACCAAACTTTTCAAGCGGCGACGGCTGCCGGCGTCTACGCCTTAAAACATAAAATAAACAGGGGACAGGGTGCGGCCCTACAAACCGGCGACGAGTTTGCCATAAGTCGCGGCGCGGAGGCGGTCGTGCATTTTGACGCTGACGGGCAGTTTGATCCGGCTGATATAAGTCCGGCGCTGGAGACGATGAATAAAAATAATGTTGACGTTATTTTCGGATCAAGATTTTTAGACGGGCGCTCGCAGATGCCGTGGTCAAAAAAATATATTATCTTTCCGGTTGCACGGGCGATTAATAAAATTTTTACAGGCGTAAAGCTCTCGGATGTTCACAATGGTTTTCGTGTATTATCAAGAAAAGCTCTGGAAAAAATAAAAATTACCCAGGATCGCATGGCGCATAATTCGGAGATTGTTAAACAAATAAAAAAAGCCGGACTGACTTTTAGGGAATTTCCCGTGCGGGTGACTTACCACGGTTATGGACAAGGACCCGCTGGTGGTGTAAAAATATTATGGGATCTTTTTAAAGCCCGTTTATTAAAATAA